One genomic window of Medicago truncatula cultivar Jemalong A17 chromosome 1, MtrunA17r5.0-ANR, whole genome shotgun sequence includes the following:
- the LOC25482634 gene encoding neuropeptide-like protein 33, whose product MNSKGLLFLTMLLASILLISAEKSDKKDDKANGVDESKYGYGGWGYGGPWRGGYGWGYGGPWRGGYGWGGPWRGGWGGGYGGWRGGWGGGWPKEHSDANTDVEPHN is encoded by the exons ATGAATTCCAAAGGGTTACTTTTTCTTACTATGTTGCTGGCTTCCATCCTTCTCATCTCTGCTGAGAAATCTGATAAAAAAGATG ATAAAGCAAATGGGGTAGATGAAAGCAAATATGGCTATGGAGGTTGGGGTTACGGTGGTCCTTGGCGTGGCGGCTATGGTTGGGGTTACGGCGGTCCATGGCGTGGCGGCTATGGATGGGGAGGTCCATGGCGTGGCGGATGGGGAGGTGGTTATGGTGGCTGGCGTGGAGGCTGGGGTGGTGGTTGGCCTAAAGAACACAGTGATGCCAATACTGATGTTGAACCTCATAACTAA
- the LOC25482633 gene encoding TATA-binding protein-associated factor 2N translates to MNSKGLLFLTMLLASILLISAEKSDKKDDKANGVDESKYDYDGGLGYGGPWRGGWGYGDPWRGDYGWGGPWRGGFGDGYGGWRGGLGGGYGGWRGGWPKEHSDINTDAEPHN, encoded by the exons ATGAATTCCAAAGGGTTACTTTTTCTTACTATGTTGCTGGCTTCCATCCTTCTCATCTCTGCTGAGAAATCTGATAAAAAAGATG ATAAAGCAAATGGGGTCGATGAAAGCAAATATGACTATGATGGAGGTTTGGGTTACGGTGGTCCATGGCGTGGAGGTTGGGGTTACGGTGATCCATGGCGTGGTGACTATGGTTGGGGAGGTCCATGGCGTGGCGGCTTTGGTGATGGCTATGGTGGCTGGCGTGGCGGATTGGGTGGTGGTTATGGTGGCTGGCGTGGTGGTTGGCCTAAAGAACACAGCGATATTAATACTGATGCTGAACCTCATAACTAA